In Dyella terrae, one DNA window encodes the following:
- a CDS encoding TraB/GumN family protein, with the protein MSLDDTLPADTLPAALQGQPIERVFRDGVEYVVLGTAHVSRTSVEAVDALLDLEHFDAVAVELCPSRAQGMRHPDAIKQMDLFQVIRQGKAGMVGASLVLSSFQKRLADQYGIQPGAEMKAAMDGADLRGVPVWLVDREVGTTLKRAWRGVSFMQRFGLLGGLIASVFERENIEEQEIEKLKQGDMLESAFGEFARDSAPLYQALIAERDAYMAARLREEAKRSGFAEQRRVLVVIGAGHLKGMCEALRSQQDDPATLAAELAKSPPKSKWPKYLAIGLVLAVFAAIAFAFHRNAALGAQALRDWVMWTAGLSALGAIVAGGHPLSVLAAAIAGPIKPFRPGIPSGGISAMVEAWVRKPRVADFDTLRDDIGHWRGWWRNRIARTLLNFFLVCIGTVAAEYIAGIHIFKSLF; encoded by the coding sequence ATGAGCCTGGACGACACGTTGCCTGCCGACACCTTGCCAGCGGCCCTGCAGGGCCAGCCGATCGAGCGGGTGTTCCGCGATGGCGTGGAGTACGTGGTGCTCGGCACAGCGCACGTGTCGCGTACCAGCGTGGAAGCGGTCGACGCCCTGCTGGATCTCGAGCATTTCGACGCGGTTGCCGTGGAGCTTTGCCCAAGTCGCGCGCAGGGCATGCGCCATCCCGACGCCATCAAGCAGATGGACCTGTTCCAGGTCATCCGCCAGGGCAAGGCCGGCATGGTGGGCGCCAGCCTGGTGCTTTCCTCGTTCCAGAAGCGCCTGGCCGACCAGTACGGCATCCAGCCCGGCGCGGAAATGAAGGCGGCCATGGACGGCGCGGACCTGCGCGGCGTTCCGGTGTGGCTGGTTGATCGCGAAGTCGGCACGACGCTCAAGCGCGCATGGCGCGGCGTAAGTTTCATGCAGCGCTTTGGCCTGTTGGGTGGCCTGATTGCCAGTGTCTTCGAACGCGAGAACATCGAAGAGCAGGAGATCGAAAAGCTCAAGCAGGGCGACATGCTGGAGAGTGCATTCGGCGAGTTTGCCCGCGACTCCGCACCGCTTTACCAGGCACTGATCGCCGAACGTGACGCCTACATGGCGGCGCGCCTGCGCGAGGAGGCAAAACGCTCAGGATTTGCCGAGCAGCGTCGCGTCCTGGTGGTCATCGGCGCGGGCCATCTCAAAGGAATGTGCGAAGCCCTGCGTTCGCAGCAGGACGATCCGGCAACGCTCGCTGCGGAGCTCGCGAAGTCGCCTCCCAAGTCAAAGTGGCCGAAGTACCTGGCGATCGGCCTGGTGCTGGCCGTGTTCGCCGCCATTGCTTTTGCGTTTCATCGCAATGCGGCGCTCGGGGCTCAGGCACTGCGCGACTGGGTGATGTGGACAGCGGGCCTCTCGGCCCTGGGCGCCATCGTCGCAGGCGGCCATCCGCTGAGCGTGCTTGCGGCCGCCATTGCCGGACCGATCAAGCCATTCCGCCCCGGCATTCCTTCCGGCGGCATCAGCGCGATGGTCGAGGCCTGGGTGCGCAAGCCGCGCGTGGCGGACTTCGACACGTTGCGCGACGACATCGGTCACTGGCGCGGCTGGTGGCGCAATCGCATCGCCCGCACGCTGCTGAATTTCTTCCTCGTATGCATCGGCACGGTGGCCGCTGAGTACATCGCGGGCATCCACATCTTCAAAAGCCTGTTCTGA